In Myxococcus virescens, a single window of DNA contains:
- a CDS encoding DbpA RNA binding domain-containing protein — translation MAAPDADKIELHDRHAFVAVSKRVAKMAHPRLSEGHIKGRKHRIERVR, via the coding sequence CTGGCCGCGCCGGACGCGGACAAGATCGAGCTCCACGACCGCCACGCCTTCGTCGCGGTCTCCAAGCGCGTCGCGAAGATGGCCCATCCTCGATTGAGCGAGGGACACATCAAGGGGCGCAAGCACCGCATCGAGCGCGTGCGGTAG